In Rathayibacter sp. VKM Ac-2762, one DNA window encodes the following:
- a CDS encoding MFS transporter, whose product MRDRRAWFVFGAGAFAYLVAVLDRTTLGVAGVDAAERFGVAAAVLSSLAVVQLIVYAGMQIPVGILIDRFGPRTLILSGTALMMAGQVVVAIAPSIGVAIVGRILLGAGDAAIFTSVIRLTVTWFSGPIVPQLSQWIGNIGQVGQILSALPFAAILHTFGWEPAFLSAAGLGAVSFLGVLLLVADVPPRTEPITVVPPTLRATIAQLGVSLRRPGTQLGFWSHFVTQSSGTVFTLLWGYPFLVYAIGLPPTVAAPTLTIVVIAGIVVGPVLGVLTARHPMRRSNLVLGIVSAMAVAWTVVLLWPGVPPYWLVVLLLIVVGAGGPGSMIGFDFARTFNPSRSLGAANGVVNVGGFLASFTMMFAIGLILDALAGPGASSEQTYSLEHFRLAWCVQYVVVGAGVVGLVVARRRTRRRLAEDEGITVAPLWVALSDRMRRGRAGR is encoded by the coding sequence GTGCGTGATCGTCGAGCCTGGTTCGTCTTCGGTGCCGGAGCGTTCGCCTACCTCGTGGCGGTCCTGGACCGCACGACGCTGGGCGTCGCAGGAGTGGACGCCGCGGAGCGGTTCGGGGTGGCGGCCGCCGTCCTCTCGTCGCTCGCCGTCGTCCAGCTGATCGTCTACGCCGGGATGCAGATCCCGGTCGGGATCCTCATCGACCGGTTCGGCCCGCGGACCCTGATCCTCTCGGGCACGGCCCTGATGATGGCGGGCCAGGTCGTGGTCGCGATCGCGCCGAGCATCGGCGTCGCGATCGTCGGGCGGATCCTGTTGGGAGCCGGGGACGCCGCGATCTTCACCTCCGTGATCCGCCTCACGGTGACCTGGTTCAGCGGACCGATCGTGCCGCAGCTCTCGCAGTGGATCGGCAACATCGGCCAGGTGGGCCAGATCCTCTCCGCACTCCCGTTCGCGGCGATCCTCCACACGTTCGGCTGGGAGCCCGCGTTCCTCAGCGCCGCCGGCCTCGGGGCCGTGTCCTTCCTCGGCGTGCTCCTCCTGGTCGCCGACGTCCCGCCGCGCACCGAGCCGATCACGGTGGTGCCTCCGACGCTCCGGGCGACGATCGCGCAGCTCGGAGTGAGCCTGCGCCGGCCGGGGACGCAGCTCGGCTTCTGGTCGCACTTCGTCACGCAGTCCTCCGGCACGGTCTTCACGCTCCTCTGGGGCTACCCCTTCCTCGTCTACGCGATCGGCCTGCCGCCGACCGTCGCAGCGCCGACCCTCACGATCGTCGTGATCGCGGGGATCGTCGTCGGGCCCGTACTCGGCGTCCTGACCGCCCGCCACCCCATGCGCCGCAGCAACCTCGTGCTCGGGATCGTCTCGGCGATGGCGGTCGCCTGGACCGTCGTGCTGCTCTGGCCGGGCGTCCCGCCGTACTGGCTCGTGGTGCTGCTCCTGATCGTCGTCGGAGCGGGCGGCCCCGGCTCCATGATCGGGTTCGACTTCGCCCGCACGTTCAACCCCTCGCGGAGCCTCGGCGCGGCGAACGGAGTCGTCAACGTGGGCGGGTTCCTGGCCAGCTTCACGATGATGTTCGCGATCGGCCTGATCCTCGACGCACTGGCCGGTCCCGGCGCCTCCTCGGAGCAGACCTACTCGCTCGAGCACTTCCGCCTGGCGTGGTGCGTGCAGTACGTGGTGGTCGGCGCCGGAGTCGTCGGACTCGTCGTCGCGCGCCGCCGGACCCGCCGCCGCCTGGCCGAGGACGAGGGAATAACCGTGGCCCCTCTCTGGGTTGCACTGAGTGACCGGATGCGCCGCGGCCGCGCGGGGCGCTGA
- a CDS encoding RNA polymerase sigma factor, with product MATRATKTATLDAVDDDVTTTTKKPATRKPAAKTTAAKTTAAKTTRSRATTKAAAPADTEEEPTDAVEPDEAAEEEETEVVAEDTETDAKDDAETPEAPAAAAVAAPAEPLPSGALVLSFGGEDDEVPVYSTAITGATADPVKDYLKQIGKVALLNAAEEVELAMRIEAGLFAEDKLANSTDLSPELVRELRWVAKDGQRAKSHLLGANLRLVVSLAKRYTGRGMQFLDLIQEGNLGLIRAVEKFDYTKGFKFSTYATWWIRQAITRAMADQARTIRIPVHMVEVINKLARVQRQMLQDLGREPTPEELSRELDMTPEKVIEVQKYGREPISLHTPLGEDGDSEFGDLIEDTEAVVPADAVGFTMLQKQLESLLDSLSEREAGVIRMRFGLGDGMPKTLDQIGDTFGVTRERIRQIESKTMAKLRHPSRSQSLRDYLE from the coding sequence ATGGCCACCAGAGCTACCAAGACCGCAACGCTCGACGCCGTCGACGACGACGTGACGACGACCACCAAGAAGCCCGCGACGCGCAAGCCCGCGGCGAAGACCACGGCGGCCAAGACCACCGCGGCCAAGACGACCCGCTCGCGCGCCACGACCAAGGCCGCCGCTCCCGCCGACACCGAGGAGGAGCCGACCGACGCCGTCGAGCCCGACGAGGCAGCGGAGGAGGAGGAGACCGAGGTCGTCGCCGAGGACACCGAGACCGACGCCAAGGACGACGCGGAGACGCCGGAGGCCCCGGCCGCCGCTGCCGTCGCCGCTCCGGCCGAGCCGCTCCCGAGCGGTGCGCTCGTCCTGTCGTTCGGCGGAGAGGACGACGAGGTCCCGGTCTACTCGACCGCGATCACCGGTGCCACCGCCGACCCGGTCAAGGACTACCTGAAGCAGATCGGCAAGGTCGCGCTCCTGAACGCGGCCGAGGAGGTCGAGCTCGCGATGCGCATCGAGGCCGGCCTGTTCGCCGAGGACAAGCTCGCCAACTCGACCGACCTCAGCCCGGAGCTCGTCCGCGAGCTGCGCTGGGTCGCGAAGGACGGCCAGCGCGCGAAGAGCCACCTGCTCGGAGCGAACCTCCGGCTCGTCGTCAGCCTCGCGAAGCGCTACACCGGTCGCGGGATGCAGTTCCTCGACCTCATCCAGGAGGGCAACCTGGGCCTCATCCGTGCGGTCGAGAAGTTCGACTACACCAAGGGCTTCAAGTTCTCGACCTACGCCACGTGGTGGATCCGCCAGGCGATCACCCGCGCGATGGCCGACCAGGCCCGCACCATCCGCATCCCGGTGCACATGGTCGAGGTCATCAACAAGCTGGCCCGCGTGCAGCGCCAGATGCTCCAGGACCTGGGCCGCGAGCCCACGCCCGAGGAGCTCTCGCGCGAGCTCGACATGACTCCCGAGAAGGTCATCGAGGTGCAAAAGTACGGGCGCGAGCCGATCTCGCTGCACACGCCCCTGGGTGAGGACGGCGACAGCGAGTTCGGCGACCTCATCGAGGACACCGAGGCGGTCGTCCCGGCCGACGCCGTGGGCTTCACCATGCTGCAGAAGCAGCTGGAGTCGCTGCTCGACTCGCTCTCGGAGCGCGAGGCCGGCGTGATCCGCATGCGCTTCGGCCTCGGCGACGGCATGCCGAAGACGCTCGACCAGATCGGCGACACCTTCGGCGTGACGCGCGAGCGCATCCGCCAGATCGAGTCCAAGACGATGGCCAAGCTCCGCCACCCGTCCCGCTCGCAGTCGCTCCGCGACTACCTCGAGTAG
- a CDS encoding MurT ligase domain-containing protein translates to MIRYAPAVLLGRAARFAARVRKPGGGSAVPGLVVNRVAPGFLPAVLDGFRDGLVVVTGSAGKSTTTKMLVAVLRAHGLRVFTNPSTANIAQGLTSALLEQADLRGRIDADIAVLEMDEGHGARLAPRMRPRVVLLTNVVVDQIDRFFDPAMVARMLGTIASRATGPVVLNADDRHVADVATSLPGERIRWYGVSSSVRDSASGGLGYAAEAEAGTDRATTVVESTTGAAARIISDGDPLEVRLPARGVHYAVDAAAAVSTARAVLAERFDPALAASALSSIDPVFGRGEIVTVRGHEVEFVLVQNPASYRLNIAEIPEGTEQIMLAIGSDVRDPSYFWPVDTSVLGHVRVVSGSKAHEAALHLRYDGVRVDSVDEDLGRALDAFLALPTPASGRKTIVFSADSMRRTRAHLQLVTNREETA, encoded by the coding sequence GTGATCCGCTACGCGCCGGCGGTCCTCCTCGGGAGGGCCGCCCGGTTCGCCGCGCGGGTCCGGAAGCCCGGCGGGGGATCCGCCGTGCCCGGACTCGTGGTGAACCGCGTCGCGCCCGGATTCCTGCCCGCGGTGCTCGACGGATTCCGGGACGGCCTCGTGGTCGTCACGGGATCGGCGGGCAAGTCGACCACGACCAAGATGCTGGTCGCGGTGCTCCGCGCGCACGGGCTCCGGGTCTTCACCAACCCCTCGACGGCCAACATCGCCCAGGGGCTGACCTCCGCGCTCCTGGAGCAGGCGGACCTCCGCGGACGGATCGACGCCGACATCGCCGTCCTCGAGATGGACGAGGGTCACGGCGCGCGCCTCGCGCCCCGGATGCGCCCCCGCGTCGTCCTGCTGACGAACGTGGTGGTCGACCAGATCGACCGCTTCTTCGATCCGGCCATGGTCGCCCGGATGCTCGGCACCATCGCCTCCCGCGCGACCGGTCCCGTCGTGCTGAACGCCGACGACCGCCACGTCGCCGATGTCGCGACCTCCCTCCCCGGCGAGCGGATCCGCTGGTACGGCGTCTCCTCCTCCGTCCGCGACTCCGCGTCCGGCGGTCTCGGCTACGCCGCAGAGGCGGAGGCCGGGACCGACCGTGCGACCACCGTCGTCGAGAGCACGACGGGAGCGGCCGCGCGCATCATCAGCGACGGCGACCCGCTCGAGGTCCGGCTCCCCGCACGGGGCGTCCACTACGCGGTGGACGCCGCGGCGGCCGTCTCCACGGCCCGCGCCGTGCTCGCTGAGCGCTTCGACCCGGCCCTCGCCGCCTCCGCGCTCTCGAGCATCGACCCCGTCTTCGGGCGGGGCGAGATCGTCACCGTGCGCGGCCACGAGGTCGAGTTCGTCCTGGTCCAGAACCCGGCGAGCTACCGCCTGAACATCGCGGAGATCCCCGAGGGGACCGAGCAGATCATGCTCGCGATCGGCTCCGACGTCCGAGACCCCTCCTACTTCTGGCCCGTGGACACCTCCGTGCTCGGGCACGTCAGAGTCGTCTCGGGGTCGAAGGCGCACGAGGCGGCGCTGCACCTGCGCTACGACGGCGTGCGCGTCGACTCCGTCGACGAGGACCTGGGTCGCGCGCTCGACGCGTTCCTCGCTCTGCCGACCCCCGCCTCCGGCCGGAAGACCATCGTCTTCTCGGCCGATTCGATGCGCCGCACCCGTGCGCACCTGCAGCTCGTCACCAACCGCGAGGAGACCGCGTGA
- a CDS encoding cobyric acid synthase, which yields MTTLRIAVLAPDVLDSNGDAANARVLAARARWSGVEAEVVPLATASDAEVRPDVLVAGTGADEDLPGVLAFLHEIAPTLRAWVDQGTQVVAVGAGWEMLAGSISTAAGGARGIGLFPGDSVTGERATDDLLVETPGGVLVGFENHERRMTGIPLEHALGRVLHGTGDGAGHEGYAVGGLLGTHLHGPVLAKNPSLADAILRRALGDAYSPSDERLRLVDETARAARDVIAKRLGVGR from the coding sequence GTGACCACCCTCCGCATCGCCGTGCTCGCTCCCGACGTCCTGGACAGCAACGGCGACGCGGCGAACGCCCGGGTCCTCGCGGCTCGGGCGCGCTGGTCGGGCGTCGAGGCGGAGGTGGTGCCGCTGGCGACCGCCTCCGACGCCGAGGTCCGTCCGGACGTCCTGGTCGCCGGGACGGGAGCGGACGAGGACCTCCCGGGCGTCCTGGCATTCCTCCACGAGATCGCGCCGACGCTGCGGGCCTGGGTCGACCAGGGCACCCAGGTGGTCGCGGTCGGGGCCGGCTGGGAGATGCTGGCCGGTTCGATCAGCACGGCCGCGGGCGGCGCCCGGGGGATCGGACTGTTCCCCGGAGACTCGGTCACGGGCGAGCGCGCGACCGACGACCTCCTCGTCGAGACGCCGGGCGGCGTCCTCGTCGGCTTCGAGAACCACGAGCGCCGGATGACCGGGATCCCGCTCGAGCACGCGCTCGGCCGAGTGCTGCACGGCACCGGCGACGGCGCCGGCCACGAGGGCTACGCGGTGGGAGGCCTTCTGGGCACGCACCTGCACGGCCCCGTCCTCGCGAAGAACCCCTCGCTCGCGGACGCGATCCTGCGGCGCGCCCTCGGCGACGCCTACTCCCCGTCGGACGAGCGTCTCCGCCTGGTCGATGAAACGGCACGAGCCGCTCGCGATGTGATCGCGAAGCGGCTCGGTGTCGGTCGGTAG
- a CDS encoding DNA topoisomerase IV subunit B, translating into MASTDYNARHLSVLEGLEAVRKRPGMYIGSTDSRGLMHCLWEVIDNSVDEALAGHGTEISVLLHADGSVEVRDRARGIPVDIEPKTGLSGVEVVFTKLHAGGKFGSGSYAASGGLHGVGASVVNALSERLDVEVDRNGRTYRMSFHRGEPGRFADAGEPTPDAPFTPFENGSELTVVGKVAKGVTGTRVRYWADRQIFTKGASFQTDDLVTRARQTAFLVPGLTIDIVDDRADERRAEMFRYDGGISEFVEFLAPDAPVTEVLRLTGSGTFTETVPVLTPGGAMVPTEVERTCEVDIALRWGTGYETVMRSFVNIISTPKGGTHQTGFEQGLLKLLRSQVEANARRLKVGSDKLEKDDVLAGLSAVLTVRLPEPQFEGQTKEVLGTPAVRAIVASTIASTLGAVFSSTRREDKAQTSQLLEKVVAEMKSRISARAHKETQRRKNALESSSLPAKLVDCRSSDVENSELFIVEGDSALGTAKLARNSEYQALLPIRGKILNTQKASIADMLSNAECASMIQVIGAGSGRSFDLSAARYGKIILMSDADVDGAHIRTLLLTLFFRYMRPLVEAGRVFAAVPPLHRLVVMNAGKKPNETIYTYSEKELQSVLAALGKAGRRYQDPIQRYKGLGEMDADQLATTTMDRSRRTLRRVRVADAENAGRVFELLMGNDVAPRKEFIVRGSESLSRDRIDV; encoded by the coding sequence ATGGCCTCCACCGACTACAACGCCCGCCACCTCTCCGTCCTCGAGGGTCTCGAGGCGGTCCGGAAGCGGCCCGGCATGTACATCGGATCGACCGACTCGCGCGGCCTCATGCACTGCCTCTGGGAGGTCATCGACAACTCCGTCGACGAGGCGCTGGCCGGGCACGGGACCGAGATCAGCGTGCTCCTGCACGCCGACGGCAGCGTCGAGGTGCGCGACCGCGCGCGCGGGATCCCGGTCGACATCGAGCCGAAGACGGGGCTCTCCGGAGTCGAGGTCGTGTTCACCAAGCTGCACGCGGGCGGCAAGTTCGGCTCGGGATCCTACGCGGCGTCCGGCGGTCTGCACGGCGTCGGCGCCTCCGTGGTCAACGCGCTCTCGGAGCGCCTGGACGTCGAGGTCGACCGCAACGGCCGCACCTACCGGATGTCGTTCCACCGGGGGGAGCCCGGGCGCTTCGCCGACGCGGGCGAGCCCACCCCCGACGCTCCGTTCACGCCGTTCGAGAACGGGTCGGAGCTGACGGTCGTCGGGAAGGTCGCCAAGGGCGTCACCGGAACGCGCGTGCGCTACTGGGCCGACCGCCAGATCTTCACGAAGGGCGCCTCGTTCCAGACGGACGACCTGGTGACGCGCGCCCGGCAGACCGCGTTCCTCGTCCCCGGCCTGACGATCGACATCGTCGACGACCGGGCGGACGAGCGCCGCGCCGAGATGTTCCGCTACGACGGCGGCATCTCGGAGTTCGTCGAGTTCCTCGCCCCCGACGCCCCCGTGACCGAGGTGCTGCGCCTCACCGGCTCCGGCACCTTCACCGAGACCGTGCCGGTGCTGACCCCCGGCGGCGCCATGGTGCCCACCGAGGTGGAGCGCACCTGCGAGGTCGACATCGCCCTGCGCTGGGGCACCGGCTACGAGACGGTGATGCGCAGCTTCGTGAACATCATCTCGACGCCCAAGGGCGGGACGCACCAGACCGGCTTCGAGCAGGGCCTGCTGAAGCTGCTCCGCTCCCAGGTGGAGGCGAACGCCCGCCGCCTCAAGGTCGGCTCGGACAAGCTCGAGAAGGACGACGTCCTCGCCGGGCTCAGCGCCGTGCTGACCGTGCGGCTCCCTGAGCCGCAGTTCGAAGGCCAGACGAAGGAGGTGCTGGGCACGCCCGCCGTCCGCGCGATCGTCGCCTCCACCATCGCCTCGACGCTGGGCGCGGTGTTCTCCTCGACGCGCCGCGAGGACAAGGCGCAGACGTCCCAGCTCCTCGAGAAGGTCGTCGCCGAGATGAAGTCGCGGATCTCGGCCCGCGCGCACAAGGAGACGCAGCGCCGCAAGAACGCGCTGGAGTCGTCCTCCCTTCCGGCGAAGCTGGTCGACTGCCGCAGCAGCGACGTCGAGAACAGCGAGCTCTTCATCGTCGAGGGCGACTCCGCCCTCGGCACCGCCAAGCTCGCCCGCAACAGCGAGTACCAGGCCCTGCTGCCGATCCGGGGGAAGATCCTCAACACGCAGAAGGCGAGCATCGCCGACATGCTCTCGAACGCCGAGTGCGCCTCGATGATCCAGGTGATCGGAGCCGGCTCCGGCCGCTCCTTCGACCTCTCGGCCGCCCGCTACGGGAAGATCATCCTGATGAGCGACGCCGACGTCGACGGCGCCCACATCCGCACCCTGCTGCTCACGCTCTTCTTCCGCTACATGCGGCCGCTCGTCGAGGCGGGGCGCGTCTTCGCCGCCGTGCCTCCGCTGCACCGGCTCGTGGTGATGAACGCGGGGAAGAAGCCGAACGAGACGATCTACACCTACTCCGAGAAGGAGCTGCAGAGCGTGCTCGCGGCCCTCGGCAAGGCGGGCCGCCGCTACCAGGACCCGATCCAGCGCTACAAGGGGCTCGGCGAGATGGACGCGGACCAGCTGGCCACGACGACCATGGACCGCTCCCGCCGCACCCTCCGCCGGGTGCGGGTCGCCGACGCGGAGAACGCCGGCCGGGTGTTCGAGCTGCTGATGGGCAACGACGTGGCACCCCGCAAGGAGTTCATCGTCCGCGGGTCCGAGTCGCTGTCGCGGGACCGCATCGACGTCTGA
- a CDS encoding DNA topoisomerase (ATP-hydrolyzing), whose protein sequence is MNAAAPSSGSSLTERIEDVDVSAEMEGSFLEYAYSVIYSRALPDARDGLKPVQRRILYMMSEMGLRPDHGHVKSARVVGEVMGKLHPHGDASIYDSLVRLAQPFTMRVALVDGHGNFGSLDDGPAAARYTEARLAPAATAMTEHLGEDVVDFVPNYDNSHDQPEVLPSAFPNLLVNGASGIAVGMATNMAPHNLVEVIGAARHLIAHPDASLDDLMSFVPGPDFPSGGTIVGLAGVRDAYATGRGGFKTRARVSVESITARKSGLVVTELPYLVGAEKVIDKIKDGVQNKKLSGISDVTDLTDRDNGLRLVIGIKTGFSPEAVLEQLYRYTPLEDAFSINNVALVDGGPRTLGLKELLQVYIGHRVQVVTRRTRYRLRKRQERLHLVEGLLIAILDIDEVIQLIRGSDDTAAARARLIEVFDLSTLQADYILELQLRRLTKFSRIELETERDTLLAEIAELEALLASRSRIDELVSDELDEVAQRLGTPRRTLLTEARPSVATTGRKAAAVLEIADVPCRVLLSTTGRMVRVDRDPEAAPHPARATRRSKHDAVLSVLDTTSRTEIGAVTSAGRLLRFSPVDVPAVPSSSVQLGAGVRMSDYLPHLAKDERVLALVALDDERPIALGTQQGVVKRVAPGELPNRPDIELIALKPKDAVVGAAASAEEDELVFVTGEAQLLRFSASAVRPQGRTAAGMAGVKLAETDDVVHFAVVAAEDRDEAVVATVAVDSWALSGTDTGSAKVSPFSEFPAKGRATGGVRAQRFLKGETALGVAWVGPGPAHALEADGSVAALPDSGMKRDGSGVALAAPIATIGAAPEVF, encoded by the coding sequence ATGAACGCTGCAGCCCCCTCCTCCGGATCCTCGCTCACCGAGCGCATCGAGGACGTCGACGTCTCGGCCGAGATGGAGGGGTCCTTCCTCGAGTACGCGTACTCGGTCATCTACTCGCGGGCCCTGCCCGACGCCCGCGACGGGCTCAAGCCGGTGCAGCGCCGGATCCTCTACATGATGAGCGAGATGGGGCTGCGGCCCGATCACGGCCACGTGAAGTCGGCCCGCGTGGTCGGCGAGGTGATGGGCAAGCTGCACCCGCACGGCGACGCCTCGATCTACGACTCCCTCGTCCGCCTCGCCCAGCCGTTCACGATGAGGGTCGCCCTCGTCGACGGGCACGGCAACTTCGGCTCCCTCGACGACGGCCCGGCCGCGGCCCGCTACACCGAGGCCCGCCTCGCCCCGGCCGCCACGGCCATGACCGAGCACCTCGGCGAGGACGTCGTCGACTTCGTCCCGAACTACGACAACTCGCACGACCAGCCCGAGGTCCTCCCCTCCGCGTTCCCTAACCTGCTGGTCAACGGGGCCAGCGGCATCGCCGTCGGCATGGCGACGAACATGGCGCCCCACAACCTCGTGGAGGTGATCGGGGCGGCCCGGCACCTGATCGCCCACCCCGACGCGTCCCTGGACGACCTGATGTCGTTCGTCCCGGGACCGGACTTCCCGAGCGGTGGCACGATCGTCGGCCTCGCCGGCGTGCGCGACGCCTACGCGACCGGCCGGGGCGGCTTCAAGACCCGCGCCCGCGTCTCGGTCGAGAGCATCACCGCGCGCAAGTCCGGCCTGGTCGTCACCGAGCTGCCCTACCTCGTCGGCGCCGAGAAGGTCATCGACAAGATCAAGGACGGCGTCCAGAACAAGAAGCTCAGCGGCATCTCGGACGTCACCGACCTGACGGACCGGGACAACGGCCTCCGGCTCGTCATCGGGATCAAGACCGGCTTCAGCCCCGAGGCCGTCCTCGAGCAGCTCTACCGCTATACGCCCCTCGAGGACGCGTTCTCGATCAACAACGTCGCGCTGGTCGACGGCGGCCCGCGCACCCTCGGCCTGAAGGAGCTGCTGCAGGTCTACATCGGCCACCGGGTGCAGGTCGTCACCCGGCGGACCCGCTACCGACTGCGCAAGCGCCAGGAGCGGCTGCACCTGGTCGAGGGCCTGCTCATCGCGATCCTCGACATCGACGAGGTCATCCAGCTGATCCGCGGGAGCGACGACACCGCGGCGGCGCGGGCCCGGCTGATCGAGGTCTTCGACCTCAGCACCCTGCAGGCCGACTACATCCTCGAGCTCCAGCTCCGCCGCCTCACGAAGTTCTCGCGCATCGAGCTCGAGACCGAGCGCGACACCCTCCTCGCCGAGATCGCCGAGCTCGAGGCCCTCCTCGCCAGCCGATCACGGATCGACGAGCTGGTCTCGGACGAGCTCGACGAGGTCGCCCAGCGCCTCGGGACCCCGCGGCGCACCCTGCTCACCGAGGCGCGTCCCTCCGTCGCCACCACCGGGCGGAAGGCCGCCGCGGTGCTCGAGATCGCGGACGTGCCCTGCCGGGTGCTGCTGAGCACCACCGGCCGCATGGTGCGGGTCGACCGCGACCCCGAGGCCGCTCCCCACCCCGCGCGCGCCACGCGCCGCTCGAAGCACGACGCCGTCCTCAGCGTGCTCGACACGACCAGCCGGACGGAGATCGGCGCGGTCACCAGCGCCGGTCGGCTCCTCCGCTTCTCGCCGGTCGACGTGCCCGCCGTCCCCTCCTCCTCGGTGCAGCTGGGCGCGGGCGTGCGCATGAGCGACTACCTCCCGCACCTGGCGAAGGACGAGCGGGTGCTCGCGCTCGTCGCCCTCGACGACGAGCGGCCGATCGCGCTCGGCACCCAGCAGGGCGTCGTCAAGCGCGTCGCGCCGGGCGAGCTGCCCAACCGCCCGGACATCGAGCTCATCGCCCTGAAGCCGAAGGACGCCGTCGTGGGCGCGGCCGCGTCGGCGGAGGAGGACGAGCTGGTCTTCGTCACCGGCGAGGCCCAGCTGCTGCGCTTCTCCGCGTCCGCCGTCCGCCCTCAGGGCCGGACCGCCGCGGGGATGGCCGGGGTCAAGCTGGCCGAGACCGACGACGTCGTGCACTTCGCCGTCGTCGCCGCCGAGGACCGGGACGAGGCCGTCGTCGCGACGGTCGCCGTCGACAGCTGGGCCCTCTCGGGGACCGACACCGGCAGTGCGAAGGTCTCGCCGTTCTCGGAGTTCCCCGCCAAGGGCAGGGCCACCGGCGGAGTCCGTGCGCAGCGCTTCCTCAAGGGTGAGACCGCCCTCGGAGTGGCGTGGGTCGGCCCCGGTCCCGCGCACGCGCTCGAGGCCGACGGCTCGGTCGCCGCGCTGCCCGACTCCGGGATGAAGCGCGACGGCTCCGGCGTGGCGCTCGCGGCGCCGATCGCGACGATCGGAGCGGCGCCCGAGGTGTTCTGA
- a CDS encoding nucleotide pyrophosphatase/phosphodiesterase family protein, whose protein sequence is MTHMLPPAPDGRRSLADVLPGALDALLGRPGLFGSPRVERIVIVLVDGLGAANLRQRGGHSRTLAPALNRATTLVSGFPTTTAAALASLTTGLRPGGHGMVGYRVLDRASDRLVNQLSGWDEGMVPETWQPHPTVFEQASAAGVRAGVIGPARYARSGLTRAILRGAEYHSAGGVAERFTAARALLDKGGRQLVYLYVPELDQAAHARGWESPEWTAALELLDGEVGGAVRGLSARESVLVTADHGIVDVPASSHVLVERGPLLEGVRHLGGEPRCLQLHLEPGVDPEEVARRWIEAEGARAWIATRDEVAASGWFGEVSPAAAERMGDVFVAARRTIAYYAADDSSGRSMIGQHGSLTPEETQVPLLRFGALA, encoded by the coding sequence ATGACCCACATGCTACCGCCAGCCCCCGACGGGCGGCGGAGCCTCGCCGACGTCCTGCCGGGCGCCCTCGACGCGCTCCTGGGCCGCCCCGGCCTCTTCGGTTCGCCCCGCGTCGAGCGGATCGTGATCGTCCTCGTCGACGGCCTGGGTGCCGCGAATCTCCGCCAGCGCGGGGGCCACTCGCGCACGCTCGCTCCGGCCCTCAACCGCGCCACCACGCTCGTCTCGGGCTTCCCGACGACCACCGCGGCGGCCCTGGCGAGCCTGACGACGGGCCTGCGCCCGGGCGGGCACGGGATGGTCGGCTACCGCGTGCTCGACCGCGCCTCCGACCGCCTGGTCAACCAGCTCTCCGGCTGGGACGAGGGCATGGTGCCCGAGACGTGGCAGCCCCACCCCACGGTCTTCGAGCAGGCCTCGGCCGCCGGTGTCCGGGCCGGAGTGATCGGCCCCGCGCGGTACGCCCGCTCCGGTCTCACGCGGGCGATCCTGCGCGGCGCGGAGTACCACTCCGCCGGCGGCGTCGCCGAGCGCTTCACGGCGGCGCGCGCCCTGCTCGACAAGGGCGGCCGTCAGCTCGTGTACCTCTACGTCCCCGAGCTCGACCAGGCGGCGCACGCGCGCGGCTGGGAGTCGCCGGAGTGGACGGCAGCGCTCGAGCTCCTGGACGGGGAGGTCGGCGGAGCGGTCCGCGGGCTCTCCGCCCGCGAGAGCGTGCTGGTCACCGCCGACCACGGCATCGTGGACGTTCCGGCGTCCTCGCACGTGCTCGTCGAGCGGGGACCGCTGCTCGAGGGCGTCCGGCACCTCGGCGGAGAGCCCCGCTGCCTGCAGCTGCACCTCGAGCCGGGTGTGGACCCCGAGGAGGTGGCGCGGCGCTGGATCGAGGCGGAGGGCGCACGCGCCTGGATCGCGACACGCGACGAGGTCGCTGCGAGCGGCTGGTTCGGCGAGGTCTCACCGGCGGCGGCCGAGCGGATGGGCGACGTGTTCGTCGCGGCACGGAGGACCATCGCCTACTACGCGGCGGACGACTCCTCCGGCCGCTCGATGATCGGGCAGCACGGGTCGCTCACGCCGGAGGAGACGCAGGTGCCGCTCCTCCGCTTCGGCGCGCTGGCCTGA